GGCGTTTAAATGCATACGCCAAGCGATGGCACCGTGCAAATAAGCTGGAGATTCCCAAATAGCATCACCAGCTACCGCTAATGCGCCGCCTAAGGTATTGATATAAGCATCGGGCGTTTTTAAGGTCACCCTAGAACGCAATTGTTTTACTTTTTGTAAAGCTTGGTTGAATTCATTTTCTATTTGAATCTGACTTATAGCGTTTACAGCATCATTGCTTTCTAATTTCCAAAGTAGTTTGTCTTTAGAATTTAAATTGATTTTACCAATAACTACGGGTAAGGTCTTTACTTTGGATTGAAATAATTCTATTGGATTTTTTTCAGGATTGACCTCAACAAGTTTTGTTTCCGACTTTGGAAAATAGCCTATGATATTTCTATTATTTCCTGTTTTTTGTTTGTTATTTTCTGAACCAAAATACAACACAAAGCCATCCTTTTGAAGTGTATATTGGTTATTCACACAATATTCTGGTTGCAAATAAAATACAGATTCCGGATCGGCACCAACATCACCATCACGACTAAATTTTTTACCACTTGCCCCACCATATACCCAAATTAATTCGATATTTTCAGGAATATTTTCGGTTTCAACCTTTAAAATCATTGCTTCATTTTCGGCATGGGCAACAACTTGTATTTTAATCACCCCATTTTGAAGTAGCGAGTCTCTAATTTCATAAAGCATCGTTCCCGGAATATACGTTGTATGAATAGAGTCGCTTTCCGTAAGCCACTTACTAATCGTTTTTGTAACAATGCCCAATTTAAAATTTCCGCCCATACCAGGCATATAAAGTGCGAATTCCGGCAAATCGCCAGTTTCCACTCTAAATCCAGTATGGGTTCCGTATAAGGCACGATTAAATTTTCTTGAGCCGTTTTTTAAAATGAAACTTTCGCCTTCAGGCGCGTAATGAATTTTTCTTATTTCAGTATTTGAAGTAGTTATTTCCTGTGCAGCGACTTGCCATGTTGCTCCAATAAAAAAAAATAGACCAATGGATTTTATAAAATTCTTCAATAAATTCATTTAATGCTTTAATCGGTTTAGTTTGAGGTTCCTATTTCAATTTTTATTTCCGCAGATAATTGATTCGTTAATTGTTTTAAATACGTTTCAAAATAAGTTTTATCTATAAAATTAGCGTCACTAAGCTCCCAACAACCAACAGCATAATAACTTATTGGTTCGTTATCTGTAATTTTAAGCTTCGCTAAAAAGGTGTTGGTTAAATTTCCTGTTTCTGGTGCTTCGGTGTAACCTACATAGCTGTCTTTTGGAAGAATTAATGCCATACCAAGCCACCAACCTTTATCATAAGTTTGTTTATCGTGCGTGTATAGCACAATAAATTTTTCGTTTTCATCAATAACAGATAATGGATTGTCGTTATGAATGTTTACCAAGCCTACTGCTAAATTTTCATCACCTTGAAGTCCTGAAACTGCCACGGTATTTTTGTAGCCATACATGCCAGGCCAAATGGTTGTTTTTTCTTTAACAGCATAGGTTCTATTATTGTTTGGTTTCCAGTTTTGGTAATCATAAATTAAAACCGATTTTACAGCACCTTCGGCTTCTATTTTAAATGTGGTTTTTTCAATATTATTAATAGAATCGTTAACCGTAACGCCCAAACGCATTAATTCGTTATTGGAGATTAATGCATATCCACCTAATCCCACTGAATTTCCAACAGCTAAAATATCACGCCCCCAAGATTCCATCACATGGTAATTGTCTTCTACTTCTCCTTTCGAGTTTATACCAACCGTTTCGGGAGATATGTCGCTTATTTTTTTACCAAAAAGGTCTTTGGCATTTCTGCCGTCCAAATAATGTCTAAAGCCTACTTTATCGTTTTCCCATGAAGGCCCATCGGTTTGATAGCGTTGATAGCCCAAACTTTTTGGTAATTCATTTGAAGTTAAAACCTCCTCTGTTGCTGGCTTTACAGGACTATCAATAGCTGAGCGCTTTCCGAAACGGGCGCTAGTCCTTACCACATAATTAGGTTGTGTACTAACCCATTTTAGTTGCATTGTTTTTTTTTCATTTGAAGAAAAATTAGCAACAAAAAACAGTTCGTCCCAATGACCATCCCCATCTGTATCGTTCAATTGCGATGGAATGGTATCTGTTCCCGAAACTAGTAAAGGATATGTATTATTACTATCTGTAATTTTGAGTTGGTTTCTTTTTATTGAAACAGCTTTATCTGTTAACTTTATACCAGAACCGTTTGTTAACGCTATAGGTGTTTGCTCTTGTTTTTCTGTTTTGCATGATGCTAAGAATCCCGTAACAATTATTATGACTAAGCTTCTATTTATTAGTTTTTTCATCTGATTATATTTATTGTTTTTTAATGGTCAGATGGTGTATCCATAATCATGTTTCTTTGTGTTAAAGCTGTCTTTAGCATGGATGGTTCATCACTTTTACTTTAATATGTTAACCTAATTATTATTCTGATTGATATATTGATTCTGGAAAATCAATTTCAGTTGTGTTTTCTAAAGATACTTTAGAACCATCTTTTGCAGATATTTTTACATTATTAAGTTTCCAATGGGCACTATAACTTATTTGTCCTGCTTTTTCTGCTTCAATATACACATTATTTAACGTAATATTGCTAATTATGGAACGCGCTATTCCATTAACATTGATAGCAGTTTTGGCACCTTTTATATGAATATTGTTGAGGCTGATATTTCTAAATGTTGGAATTCCTTTTGATTCCGGTTCCACCTTTTGAAGCATTTTTTTCCAATGTTCTGGAATGGAATCTTTATTAAATCCGTCAGGCAATTTTGAGTAACTGTAATTAGGGTTCCAGTTCATCCCTACTTGCATAAAAGTACCCACCTTTTCCATGGTGATGTTTTCCATATAAATATCTTCAACCGTACCTCCTCTATTGGTTGCCGATTTAATATTCAATCCGTTTTTAGTACCTAAACCTTGAATGTTGGAAACGTAAACATGACGAATACTTCCCGATGTTTCGCTTCCCAAAGTAAACAACCCTGCACCTTGTCTTGCTATACAGTCTTTTATCACCACATACTCGGTTGGTTTGTTAACCCGTTGCCCGTCCCAATCCCTGCCTGCTTTCAAGCAAAAATTATCGTCGTTACAATCTATATCACAATTTTGCACCAATATCCATTTAGATGAATCGATATCTATACCATCGGTACTTGGTCCGTGGCCGCCAATATTATTCTTGATCTTTAAACCATCAACTGTAATATATTCTGAATACAGTACTTGAACCGTCCAGAAACCAGCACGTTGCACATTTAAATCTTTAACAAAAACATTCTTTGAATTGGAAACCAAAATAGTTCGTGGGCGTTTGGCGTCATAATCTACTATCCAACGTAATCCTCTGGGTTCGTAATCGTTTCTTCTTAAATCCCAATAATAATCCCAAAACACCTTACCTTGCCCATCAATAATACCTTCACCTTCAATAATCACATTCTTTTGGTCAATAATATTTATTAAAGCTGCAGGCCATACCATTTCAATACCTGCTACACGGGTATCGATTTCTTTATAGTCTTTAATGCTTTCACTCCCCTTAATTTTTACATCTTTTGGCACTAAAAACTTAATCCCTTCTTTTATAAAAACAGAACCCGTTAGATATTCTCCTGGATTAAACGTCACTGTACCTCCACCATTTTTTGCACAGGCATCAATGGTTTTTTGAATGGCCTCCGTATTTAATGTTTTACCATCGTTAATGGCGCCAAAATCGTTTACGAAATAAGTTTTATTGCTAATACTAAATGTGTTTGCTCCTACTTTATCTACCCAATCTGGCTTAAATGAATTATTTAATACCGCTTTTTTTTCATCGGGCGTCACATATTGTTTGCACGACAGCATTGAAAAAATAATTATTAGAACAGAAAACCATTCGACTCTTTTCATCTGTTTATTTTTATTGGTTTTTAATTGTCAGATGCAACACCCTTAACAATCATCCTCGTGTGTGAATGCAATTCCCATGGGTGTTTCATATATAAATTTATAATAATGAAAGGTAAATTTATGATAATGAAAAAGAGAACGTATCCTGTACATACATGAGATTTCACAATAAGAACTTAGCAACCATCTAAAAATATTGATTGGAATACTGTTTATGGTAACAATTTTATGTTAATTTTGCTAAGTTCACTTTTTAAATACACAATCAACAAAACGGTCTCGGTTTATGTCCCAATTAATAGATATAAAAATTAATGAATCTTCTCGTGTTCCAAAATACAAGCAAATTGTAGATTCAATAATTAACGATATTTCAAAGGGAAAGTTGAAAATTGGAGAAAAAATACCTTCTATAAATGAGTTAAGCGAATCTTGCTACCTTTCTAGAGATACCGTTGAAAAAGCATACAAACAACTTAAAGAGCAAAAAGTCATTATTTCCGTTAAAGGAAAAGGGTATTACACTGCTAAAACCGATTTGATATCCAAAATTCAAATCTTCTTCATGATTAACAAGCTAAGTTCTTATAAAATGATGATTTATAATTCGTTTGTTAACAGTATAGGTATAAATGGTCATGTAACCCTATCTGTGTATCACTGTGAAGAATCCCTTTTTGCCAGAACTTTAGAAAAAAGTCTTGGAGCTTTTGATTATTACGTGATTATGCCTCATTTTAAAACAGACGATTTAAATCATATAAGCATCACCAATATGGCAAAAGATATGATTGAAAAAGTCCCGAAAGACAAATTAATCATTATAGATAATAACAACCTAGAAATTAAGGGAAATTATGGTGCGGTATATCAAGATTTTCAAGAAGATATTTACGATGCTCTAAAAAAAGGCTTAAAGAAGCTTAAAAAATATGACAAATTAGTTTTGGTTTACCCCCTAAAATCCGTTTATCCTTACCCACTTAGAATTGTTCATGGCTTTAGAAAATTTTGTTCAAAATATAACTTCGATTTTGAAATTTTAAATGAAATTTATGATGATATGGATTTAGATAGCAAGGATACCTATATCATTATAGAAGAAAACGATTTGGTTAATTTAGTAAGGCAGGTACGTGCCAAAAACCTAAAACTAGGAAAAGACATAGGCATTATCTCTTATAATGACACACCTTTAAAAGACCTTTTAGGTATAAACGTAGTAAGTACCCATTTTAAAGCGATGGGAGAAACTGCTGCCTATTTGGTTTTAAATAATAAAAGGGAAAAAGTTAAAAATGTTTTTGAATATATAAAACGCAACTCTGTTTAACTTTTAAGCACACTTTTTTATCAAGAACTCTTTTTGACTTTTCAAAGATTTATCATGGTACATCATAGTACAGGATGGATCTTTTTTTTTTTGAAGATACTTTAGTGAAAAATTTAATGAATGAAACACCTAAAACCTTATTTTTTTCTGCTTTTATACAGTATCTTTTTTAATGCAACTGCACAAAACAAGCTAAACAAACGTTTTGATTTTGGTACGAAATCAAACGAAAATAATGCCATTTCCATAACTAAACCACTCGTGTATGATAGCACGTTGGGTTACGGTTTCGATTTTCAATCTGCCAAAAACATAAAATTCAAAAAAAACTTCATTACCAGTAAAAAAAGCATATACTTCTCGGTAAAACTTCCCGAAGGCAATTACAAAATAGATGTGGTTTTAGGAGGTAAAAAGTGTTCAAAAACCACTGTAAAAGCAGAATCTAGAAGATTAATGCTAAAAGAAATAACTTTAGATAAGAACCATACTGAGCAGCATGCGTTTACAGTAAATGTTAGGTCTCCAAAAATTAATGATACAGAATACATTAAAGTTAAAGACCGAGATAAAAATCAATTAAATTGGGATGACAAACTAACCTTAGAGTTCTCAGGAACTGCGGTCGTTCAGAGCATAAACATATCGCTAGCCACCAATGTAAAAACCCTGTTTTTAGCTGGTGATTCTACTGTAACCGACCAAGATTTAGAACCATGGGCATCTTGGGGGCAATTTATCACCAATTATTTTTCAAATGAAGTTGTCATAGCCAATTATGCTGAATCGGGCGCTACACTAAGTTCGTTTAAAGGTGCAAAACGCTTGGACAAAATATT
This genomic window from Mariniflexile sp. TRM1-10 contains:
- a CDS encoding DUF4861 domain-containing protein, whose amino-acid sequence is MKKLINRSLVIIIVTGFLASCKTEKQEQTPIALTNGSGIKLTDKAVSIKRNQLKITDSNNTYPLLVSGTDTIPSQLNDTDGDGHWDELFFVANFSSNEKKTMQLKWVSTQPNYVVRTSARFGKRSAIDSPVKPATEEVLTSNELPKSLGYQRYQTDGPSWENDKVGFRHYLDGRNAKDLFGKKISDISPETVGINSKGEVEDNYHVMESWGRDILAVGNSVGLGGYALISNNELMRLGVTVNDSINNIEKTTFKIEAEGAVKSVLIYDYQNWKPNNNRTYAVKEKTTIWPGMYGYKNTVAVSGLQGDENLAVGLVNIHNDNPLSVIDENEKFIVLYTHDKQTYDKGWWLGMALILPKDSYVGYTEAPETGNLTNTFLAKLKITDNEPISYYAVGCWELSDANFIDKTYFETYLKQLTNQLSAEIKIEIGTSN
- a CDS encoding glycoside hydrolase family 28 protein; its protein translation is MKRVEWFSVLIIIFSMLSCKQYVTPDEKKAVLNNSFKPDWVDKVGANTFSISNKTYFVNDFGAINDGKTLNTEAIQKTIDACAKNGGGTVTFNPGEYLTGSVFIKEGIKFLVPKDVKIKGSESIKDYKEIDTRVAGIEMVWPAALINIIDQKNVIIEGEGIIDGQGKVFWDYYWDLRRNDYEPRGLRWIVDYDAKRPRTILVSNSKNVFVKDLNVQRAGFWTVQVLYSEYITVDGLKIKNNIGGHGPSTDGIDIDSSKWILVQNCDIDCNDDNFCLKAGRDWDGQRVNKPTEYVVIKDCIARQGAGLFTLGSETSGSIRHVYVSNIQGLGTKNGLNIKSATNRGGTVEDIYMENITMEKVGTFMQVGMNWNPNYSYSKLPDGFNKDSIPEHWKKMLQKVEPESKGIPTFRNISLNNIHIKGAKTAINVNGIARSIISNITLNNVYIEAEKAGQISYSAHWKLNNVKISAKDGSKVSLENTTEIDFPESIYQSE
- a CDS encoding GntR family transcriptional regulator codes for the protein MSQLIDIKINESSRVPKYKQIVDSIINDISKGKLKIGEKIPSINELSESCYLSRDTVEKAYKQLKEQKVIISVKGKGYYTAKTDLISKIQIFFMINKLSSYKMMIYNSFVNSIGINGHVTLSVYHCEESLFARTLEKSLGAFDYYVIMPHFKTDDLNHISITNMAKDMIEKVPKDKLIIIDNNNLEIKGNYGAVYQDFQEDIYDALKKGLKKLKKYDKLVLVYPLKSVYPYPLRIVHGFRKFCSKYNFDFEILNEIYDDMDLDSKDTYIIIEENDLVNLVRQVRAKNLKLGKDIGIISYNDTPLKDLLGINVVSTHFKAMGETAAYLVLNNKREKVKNVFEYIKRNSV
- a CDS encoding rhamnogalacturonan acetylesterase encodes the protein MKHLKPYFFLLLYSIFFNATAQNKLNKRFDFGTKSNENNAISITKPLVYDSTLGYGFDFQSAKNIKFKKNFITSKKSIYFSVKLPEGNYKIDVVLGGKKCSKTTVKAESRRLMLKEITLDKNHTEQHAFTVNVRSPKINDTEYIKVKDRDKNQLNWDDKLTLEFSGTAVVQSINISLATNVKTLFLAGDSTVTDQDLEPWASWGQFITNYFSNEVVIANYAESGATLSSFKGAKRLDKILTLMKPNDYVFIEFGHNDEKIKGEGNGAWGLYKNSLKEFISKFREKGGIPILVTPTQRRAFNDDGSLKPTHGDFPDAMRKVAIDLQVPLIDVTKMTTDMYESWGDEPSRKAFVQYPANTFPRQTEKLEDNTHFNSFGANEIAKCIVQSIKDLKLDIAKYIKPDLPNYNPKKPDNFSDWTLPMSTRFENIKPDGN